One genomic window of Arthrobacter sp. KBS0703 includes the following:
- a CDS encoding metalloregulator ArsR/SmtB family transcription factor yields the protein MNRQPSTRLSWAGRLAALASLGDDTRRRLFEFVAASASAVGRDDAAEGLGLPRSTASFHLDRLVREGLLAVEFRKLGGKGGPGSGRPAKLYRPALEEVGASVPERSYDLAGELMASAIEESMSGRASAHEALLATSYSRGRASATGGASFEDLLSGIGYRPAPDGNGGLVLMNCPFHRLADGHADVVCAMNGAFLSGAAAACGMPEDTVEEDRTAGRCCARIKP from the coding sequence ATGAACCGTCAACCGAGTACCAGGCTTTCGTGGGCCGGCCGCCTCGCCGCCCTCGCGTCGCTGGGGGATGACACCCGGCGGCGGCTGTTCGAATTCGTCGCTGCGTCGGCTTCCGCGGTGGGACGCGACGACGCCGCGGAAGGCCTGGGCCTGCCCAGGAGCACCGCCTCGTTCCACCTGGACAGGCTGGTCCGTGAAGGCCTGCTTGCCGTGGAGTTCAGGAAGCTCGGCGGGAAGGGTGGCCCGGGCTCCGGCCGGCCGGCGAAACTTTACCGCCCGGCGCTGGAGGAAGTGGGAGCGTCGGTCCCGGAGCGGAGCTACGACCTGGCCGGCGAGCTCATGGCCTCCGCGATCGAGGAATCGATGTCCGGCAGGGCGTCTGCCCATGAGGCGCTGCTTGCCACGTCGTACTCCCGCGGCCGTGCGTCCGCGACCGGGGGAGCGTCATTCGAGGACCTGCTGAGCGGGATCGGGTACAGGCCGGCGCCGGACGGCAACGGCGGACTTGTTCTCATGAACTGTCCCTTCCACCGGCTGGCGGACGGACATGCGGATGTGGTGTGCGCAATGAACGGTGCCTTCCTGAGCGGAGCCGCCGCGGCCTGCGGCATGCCTGAAGACACGGTGGAAGAGGACCGGACAGCCGGGCGCTGCTGCGCCCGGATCAAGCCATAG
- a CDS encoding DMT family transporter, giving the protein MSGYTLLLYSALGHTSALNASLITATNPALIVVMAIFMLGDRPGPVGWLGIALGLFGVLLVLTGGDVQQISYLSFNAGELLMLCAIVVWGLYTIIARRLDLPAIAATAVQVAMATISLTPIALAAGAELPDTAAGAWSLAYVALFPSFGAYLLWNLALKSTGPAVAGNYLNLIVVFTAVITLLLGIPVTTPQILGGLLVISGVLLTGVKRRARQPAMA; this is encoded by the coding sequence ATGAGCGGCTACACGCTGCTGCTCTACAGCGCATTGGGCCACACCTCTGCCCTCAACGCCTCCCTCATCACGGCAACCAATCCGGCACTGATCGTGGTAATGGCCATATTCATGCTTGGAGACCGGCCCGGCCCGGTGGGCTGGCTTGGGATCGCACTGGGCCTGTTCGGCGTGCTTCTTGTCCTCACCGGCGGCGACGTGCAGCAGATTTCCTACCTGTCGTTCAACGCCGGCGAGCTGCTCATGCTCTGCGCGATCGTCGTCTGGGGGCTTTACACCATCATTGCCAGGCGGCTGGACCTGCCGGCCATCGCCGCCACAGCTGTCCAGGTGGCGATGGCGACCATCTCGCTCACGCCAATTGCACTGGCTGCAGGCGCGGAGCTACCGGACACCGCCGCCGGAGCGTGGTCGCTCGCGTACGTGGCACTCTTCCCGTCGTTCGGCGCCTACCTGCTGTGGAACCTGGCCCTTAAGTCCACCGGACCGGCCGTAGCCGGAAACTACCTCAACCTCATAGTGGTCTTTACGGCAGTGATCACCCTGCTCCTGGGCATTCCGGTGACCACCCCGCAAATACTAGGCGGATTGTTGGTCATCTCCGGCGTGCTCCTCACCGGAGTGAAGCGCCGGGCGCGGCAGCCAGCTATGGCTTGA